From one Kwoniella shandongensis chromosome 4, complete sequence genomic stretch:
- a CDS encoding adenylosuccinate synthetase, translating into MASSPQGVSVVLGAQWGDEGKGKLVDILAAEADICARCAGGNNAGHTIVVKNPQGEKTTYAFNLLPSGLINPQCKAFIGSGVVVHVPSLFNELDTLERKGLKCADRLFISDRAHLVMGFHQIVDGLKEIELGGSSIGTTKRGIGPAYSSKASRSGLRVHHLYDPSFPAKFRKLVEGRFKRYGQFEFDTEGEIEMYLAFAERLRPHVVDGPTFIHNAIKSGKRVLVEGANALMLDIDYGTYPYVTSSATAIGGVVTGLGIPPFAIKRVVGVVKAYTTRVGGGPFPTEDLEEVGHTLQEVGAEYGVVTGRRRRCGWLDLVVMRYSTMINGYTSLNLTKLDVLDGFEEIKVATGYKIDGVEIDGFPADLDRLAKVEVQYTTLPGWKKDISACTTYEELPDNAKSYIKFIDDFLGVKVQYVGVGPGRDQNLILF; encoded by the exons ATGGCTTCAT CTCCGCAAGGGGTTTCCGTTGT TCTCGGTGCTCAATGGGGTGacgaagggaagggaaaacTCGTCGATATCCTCGCCGCAGAGGCCGACATCTGCGCTAGATGTGCTGGTGGTAACAACGCCGGTCACACCATCGTTGTCAAGAACCCTCAGGGTGAAAAGACAACCTATGCGTTCAACCTTTTGCCCAGTG GTCTGATCAACCCTCAGTGCAAGGCCTTTATCGGCTCCGGTGTTGTCGTGCACGTCCCTTCGCTCTTCAATGAGCTCGACACCCTTGAGCGAAAGG GTCTCAAGTGTGCCGACCGACTCTTCATCTCTGACCGAGCCCACCTCGTCATGGGTTTCCACCAGATCGTTGACGGTctcaaggagattgagcttGGCGGTTCTTCCATCGGTACAACCAAGAGAGGTATCGGACCCGCTTACTCTTCCAAGGCCTCTCGTTCCGGTCTCCGAGTGCACCACCTTTACGACCCCAGCTTCCCCGCCAAGTTCAGGAAGCTCGTCGAGGGAAGGTTCAAGCGATACGGCCAATTCGAGTTTGACACcgagggagagattgagatgtACTTG GCTTTCGCCGAGCGACTCCGTCCTCACGTTGTCGATGGccccaccttcatccacaaCGCTATCAAATCCGGCAAGCGAGTGCTCGTTGAGGGGGCCAATGCTCTCATGCTTGACATCGACTACGGAACATACCCTTACGTGACCTCTTCTGCCACTGCTATCGGTGGTGTCGTCACCGGTCTTGGTATCCCTCCTTTCGCTATCAAGCGAGTCGTCGGTGTCGTCAAGGCTTACACCACTCGAGTCGGGGGTGGACCTTTCCCTACCGAAGACCTCGAGGAAGTTGGTCACACCTTGCAAGAGGTCGGTGCCGAGTACGGTGTCGTCACcggcagaagaagacgttGTGGATGGTTGGATTTGGTTGTCATGAGATATTCTACCATGATCAACGGTTACACAAGTCTCAACCTCACCAAGCTCGATGTCTTGGACGGtttcgaggagatcaaggtcGCCACCGGTTACAAGATTGACGgtgtcgagatcgacggtTTCCCAG CCGATCTTGACCGACTTGccaaggtggaggtgcaaTACACTACTCTTCctggttggaagaaggacatCTCCGCCTGTACCACCTACGAGGAGCTTCCCGACAACGCCAAATCATACATCAAGTTCATTGATGACTTCTTGGGCGTCAAGGTCCAATACGTTGGTGTCGGACCTGGTAGAGATCAGAACTTGATTTTGTTCTAG